A window of the Lolium perenne isolate Kyuss_39 chromosome 7, Kyuss_2.0, whole genome shotgun sequence genome harbors these coding sequences:
- the LOC127315430 gene encoding mitogen-activated protein kinase kinase kinase 18-like, with product MGVVEWTRGPTIGRGSSATVSLAVDRLTGELLAVKSVGADRAAELKREQSILSSLTSPYVLRCLGSEVSASAGGSGGYDMLMEYAPGGSLADEIRRRGGRFEEEALIRSRARDILRGLAHAHASGIAHCDVKGRNVLIGADGRAMIADFGCARRTTGGGIAGEHRVMGTPAFMAPEAARGEAQGPAADVWALGCTVIEMATGAAPWQRFGSAVAMLHHVAFSGEAPEFPMWLSEEGRDFLGRCLRQDAGERWTAEQLLEHEFVAAATVTWSSSLPAITEKELFVSPKSVLDQALWEDNDDDTTADTPTACPIDRVRGLAAGAPDWTWDASWIAVHSSAPSSDDDNDEPAMSAEPDMDTDTDRDSSVGGSSSAGRVSSNSQASHADGDGYEGTGSCNAERRDDCNHVISSDCTAILPITTSNGLFSDSMLLFVPAGCAILLRFPLLLFFLSFASLLLSFVPIIISSSSTSTSDLTRRDECQRTVLANWHA from the coding sequence ATGGGCGTCGTGGAGTGGACGCGGGGACCGACGATCGGCAGGGGCTCCTCCGCCACCGTGTCGCTCGCCGTCGATCGGCTGACCGGGGAGCTGCTCGCTGTGAAGTCCGTGGGCGCCGACCGGGCCGCCGAGCTGAAGAGGGAGCAGAGCATCCTGTCCAGCCTGACCTCCCCCTACGTCCTGCGCTGTCTTGGCTCGGAAGTGTCCGCGTCGGCGGGCGGGAGCGGCGGGTACGACATGCTCATGGAGTACGCGCCCGGCGGGTCGCTGGCCGACGAGATcaggcggcgcggcgggcggTTCGAGGAGGAGGCCCTGATCCGTTCCCGCGCGCGCGACATCCTGCGCGGGCTGGCGCACGCGCACGCCTCCGGGATCGCGCACTGCGACGTGAAGGGCCGGAACGTGCTCATCGGGGCCGACGGCCGCGCCATGATCGCCGACTTCGGGTGCGCCCGGAGGACGACGGGCGGCGGCATTGCGGGTGAGCACCGTGTGATGGGCACGCCGGCGTTCATGGCGCCCGAGGCCGCGCGGGGCGAGGCGCAGGGCCCGGCCGCGGACGTGTGGGCGCTCGGCTGCACGGTCATCGAGATGGCCACCGGCGCGGCGCCGTGGCAGCGGTTCGGCAGCGCTGTGGCGATGCTCCACCACGTCGCGTTCTCGGGGGAGGCGCCGGAGTTCCCCATGTGGCTGTCGGAGGAAGGCAGGGACTTCCTGGGCAGGTGCCTGCGGCAGGATGCCGGGGAGAGGTGGACGGCGGAGCAGCTGCTCGAGCACGAGTTCGTTGCAGCCGCTACCGTCACGTGGTCGAGTTCCTTGCCGGCGATCACCGAGAAGGAGCTGTTCGTGTCCCCCAAGAGCGTCCTGGACCAGGCATTGTGGGAGGACAACGACGACGACACGACGGCGGACACCCCTACCGCCTGCCCCATCGACAGAGTCCGCGGCCTGGCCGCCGGCGCGCCGGACTGGACCTGGGACGCGAGCTGGATCGCGGTCCATTCCTCCGCccccagcagcgacgacgacaacGATGAGCCGGCAATGTCAGCCGAGCCGGACATGGACACAGATACCGACCGCGATTCCTCCGTCGGCGGCAGCAGCTCCGCTGGGCGTGTGTCCTCGAACAGCCAGGCCTCACATGCCGACGGCGATGGTTACGAAGGCACGGGCAGCTGTAATGCGGAGCGCCGTGATGATTGTAATCACGTGATTAGTAGCGATTGTACAGCCATTCTTCCAATCACAACAAGCAATGGATTATTTTCGGATAGTATGTTACTGTTCGTCCCAGCTGGCTGTGCCATTTTACTACGCTTTCCCCTGCTGTTATTCTTCCTGTCATTTGCTTCTCTCCTTCTCTCCTTCGTCCCCATTATTATTAGCAGCAGCAGCACTAGTACCTCAGACTTAACACGGCGCGACGAATGCCAGCGAACCGTCCTGGCCAATTGGCACGCATGA